In Aegilops tauschii subsp. strangulata cultivar AL8/78 chromosome 3, Aet v6.0, whole genome shotgun sequence, one genomic interval encodes:
- the LOC109756789 gene encoding GPI-anchored protein LLG1, protein MALARRFLFLFPAAVLTWLASASASPFLSDRVFQASTGSTGRSLLQTKRDCPIDFEYQNYTIITSRCKGPQSPPTECCDAFKKFACPFAVYINNQSTNCADTMLTYINGRGSYPAGMFAAECLKGKQGVSCEGIPGIDTGVPSGGRRAHGISGRLIALLCGLGGLLFH, encoded by the exons ATGGCTCTAGCCCGGAGGTTCCTGTTCCTCTTCCCTGCCGCCGTCCTGACATGGCTCGCCTCGGCCTCCGCGTCGCCCTTTCTGTCGG ACAGAGTATTCCAGGCCAGCACCGGATCCACGGGGAGGAGCTTGCTGCAGACCAAGAGGG ACTGCCCTATAGACTTTGAGTACCAGAACTACACAATCATCACAAGCAGGTGCAAAGGGCCACAATCGCCCCCTACGGAATGTTGTGATGCTTTCAAGAAATTTGCATGCCCATTTGCCGTGTACATCAACAACCAGAGCACTAACTGTGCAGACACAATGTTAACCTACATCAACGGCCGTGGCTCATACCCAGCAGGAATGTTCGCTGCCGAGTGCCTAAAAGGGAAGCAAGGGGTTTCTTGCGAAGGCATCCCAGGGATAGACACCGGCGTGCCAAGCGGCGGGCGACGAGCTCACGGGATTTCAGGTCGTTTGATCGCTCTCTTGTGTGGACTAGGAGGATTGCTGTTCCATTGA
- the LOC109756790 gene encoding aspartyl protease AED3-like: MSIRKISTILAVLLPTFWTAATAVRSSTLLLARSHSLPSPNAGAPLTQWAASLAAQSAADVTRVGMLAAAVPAKPKSESKGRSFVPIASGRQILSINNYVARARLGTPPQTLLVAIDPSNDAAWIPCSACVGCAPKSSPSFAPTDSPTYRPVRCGWPQCAQVPGVASCPGGPGASCAFNMSYGSSTLQAVLGQDVLALEGGGAASSYTFGCLRVVTGQSVPPQGLLGFGRGPLSFLSQTKDTYGSVFSYCLPSYKSSNFSGTLRLGSAGQPKRIKTTPLLYNPHRPTLYYVDMIGIQVGGRAVAVPASALASFDPATGTGGTIVDAGTMFTLFSPPVYAAVRDAFRRKVRAPVSAPLGGFDTCYNLTGSGVRVPSITVAFAGGAGAAMTLPEENVMIHRTWGGVACLAMAAGPSTGVNAGLNVLASMQQQNHRVLFDVANARVGFSREHCTA, translated from the coding sequence ATGTCCATTCGAAAAATATCCACCATCCTCGCCGTGCTCTTACCTACGTTTTGGACGGCCGCGACCGCCGTGCGCAGCTCGACGCTGCTCCTGGCGCGCTCGCACTCGTTGCCGTCGCCCAACGCCGGCGCGCCGCTCACCCAATGGGCGGCTTCCCTCGCCGCGCAGTCCGCCGCCGACGTGACACGCGTTGGCATGCTCGCGGCAGCCGTGCCTGCCAAACCCAAATCTGAGAGCAAAGGCCGGTCGTTCGTGCCGATCGCTTCGGGCCGGCAGATCCTCAGCATCAACAATTACGTGGCCCGCGCGCGGCTCGGCACGCCGCCGCAGACGCTGCTGGTTGCCATCGACCCCAGCAACGACGCCGCCTGGATCCCGTGCAGCGCCTGCGTCGGCTGCGCGCCCAAGTCGTCCCCGTCCTTCGCCCCGACGGACTCGCCCACGTACCGGCCCGTGCGGTGCGGCTGGCCGCAGTGCGCGCAGGTGCCGGGCGTCGCGTCCTGCCCCGGCGGCCCCGGCGCGTCGTGCGCGTTCAACATGTCTTACGGGTCGTCCACGCTCCAAGCCGTGCTCGGGCAGGACGTGCTCGCCCtcgagggcggcggcgctgcgtCGTCGTACACGTTCGGGTGCCTCCGCGTGGTCACCGGCCAGTCCGTGCCGCCGCAGGGGCTCCTCGGCTTTGGGCGCGGGCCGCTCTCCTTTCTGTCGCAGACGAAGGACACCTACGGCTCGGTCTTTTCCTACTGCCTCCCGAGCTACAAGTCCTCTAACTTCTCCGGGACGCTGAGGCTTGGCAGCGCCGGGCAGCCGAAGCGGATCAAGACGACGCCGCTGCTCTACAACCCCCACCGCCCCACCCTGTACTACGTCGACATGATCGGCATACAAGTGGGCGGCAGGGCCGTGGCCGTGCCGGCATCGGCACTCGCGTCGTTCGACCCGGCTACAGGCACCGGCGGCACGATCGTGGACGCAGGCACCATGTTCACGCTGTTCTCGCCCCCCGTGTACGCCGCAGTGCGCGACGCGTTCCGGCGCAAGGTGCGGGCACCCGTATCGGCGCCGCTGGGCGGGTTCGACACGTGCTACAACCTGACCGGCAGTGGCGTGCGGGTGCCGAGCATCACGGTCGCGTTCGCCGGCGGGGCGGGGGCGGCCATGACACTCCCTGAGGAGAACGTGATGATCCACAGAACGTGGGGCGGCGTCGCGTGCCTGGCCATGGCGGCGGGCCCGTCGACTGGGGTGAACGCAGGGCTCAACGTGTTGGCCAGCATGCAGCAGCAGAACCACCGCGTGCTCTTCGACGTGGCCAACGCCCGGGTCGGGTTCTCGCGCGAGCACTGCACGGCCTGA
- the LOC141020793 gene encoding serine/threonine-protein phosphatase 7 long form homolog has product MTVTLEDWGMITAMPIEGHALTGRVERTNWQQRVTTLIGDCPGAKSNRTSGVPLSWLSEHRKTCPQGADEATVELYALWYILSEVVFPDSSENSANWAYLFFLADWDAGYSWGTASLAYLYRSLDDATQRTGNKSNMGGFVWAFFVWMWERLPVGRLEKMPRRPWKYYSEDGDETRNPTVAYEWDVVKLYTRLKKTSYKTYTNELDALTHTQDEP; this is encoded by the exons ATGACGGTGACCCTCGAGGACTGGGGGATGATTACTGCCATGCCGATCGAGGGTCATGCACTCACCGGTCGAGTGGAGAGGACCAACTGGCAGCAGAGGGTTACCACCCTCATCGGCGACTGCCCCGGTGCCAAGAGTAACCGTACATCCGGTGTGCCGTTGAGCTGGCTCTCGGAGCACCGGAAGACATGCCCCCAAGGTGCAGATGAGGCGACTGTGGAGTTGTACGCTCTGTGGTATATTCTCTCAGAGGTCGTGTTTCCAGACAGCTCCGAGAACTCTGCCAACTGGGCGTATCTGTTCTTCCTAGCGGACTGGGATGCAGGGTACAGTTGGGGGACCGCATCTCTCGCCTACCTATACCGTTCG CTTGACGACGCAACGCAGAGGACGGGAAACAAGTCCAATATGGGTGGCTTTGTCTGGGCCTTCTTCGTTTGGATGTGGGAGCGGCTGCCGGTGGGGCGTCTGGAGAAGATGCCAAGACGCCCATGGAAATACTATAGCGAAGATGGCGATGAGACTCGAAACCCCACCGTAGCTTACGAGTGGGACGTTGTCAAACTCTACACGCGCCTAAAAAAGACTTCGTACAAGACCTACACCAACGAGTTGGACGCTTTGACGCATACGCAG GATGAGCCGTAG